The genomic window CGGGACGCATGGTGAAGACGCTGGCCGACGGACCCTATCCGGCGGGGATACATACATTACGCTGGGACGGTCGTGACACCGAAGGTAACCGGGCGGCTTCGGGCGTCTATTTCTACAAAATGGAGAGCGGTGACTTCCGCCAGACTCGCAAGTTGATCATTCTGCGGTAATCTGGAGCGAATGTTTTGCTAAGGGTGACCGCCTCCTGCATTGGGGGCGGTCGCTTTATTGTCATGCACTGAGAGCGAAGAATACAGAAAGGCAATGTGCAATTTTCTTGTTTCCGGCAAGGCCGGCGTCAGGAAATCACTTTGCTTTAGGCTGACCTGAAGAGATGGCCGTTAACTGGGATGTTTCAAAATTATCGTCTCCAAAAAACGGAGCGTGGTTCGCAAACGGTTTCACCCGGGAGCCGGGATGAGCTGCCTCGAAATGGGGTGAATCATTTGGTTGACGCTGATCCCGGTGGTGAGAGTTTCCGGGTCGCGCTATATCCGCAGGTGACTTAGAGATTTAGTGGAGCGGATTATTGAGGCTGATTCTCTTCACCCGCGTGATATTGACGCTAGCCCGGCGAGGCGGATATTATTTGGTAGTCTGGTAATTGAGGACCGGGCGGAAGCGGCATTTGGGGCCACCAACCTTCCAGCCCATTGGAGAAGCTCCCTGGCGTGGCCCAGCGACACCGCCGGGGAACGAAGTTCTGACTACGAGGAACACGGCGCCCGCCTCCTGTCCGGTGGCGGACGCACTGCGCTGTTCCTGCACCGCCGGAGGCAATCATGCGCATCCTGAGTCTCACCGCTCTGGCTATCCTCATTCTGGGTCTCGCATCGCCCGCACTGGCTGGCTGGGAGACCGATCCTTACGAAAACAACTACATCTGCACCTACGATCTCGAACAGGGGTGGCTGGAGGGGATGCCGGATGGAAGCGGCGGCATCGTTGTCGTCTGGGTAGATTACCGCCTTGGACCAGATGACAGGCGGATCTATATCCAGCGTCTCGATGCAAACGGAGACCGGGCTTTCGCCGCGCAGGGTATCCGTGTCTGCACCTACGAGAGCGAACAGCATTCGCCGCAGATCGTGAGCGACGGAGCAGGCGGGGTGATCGTCGTTTGGTGTGATGTGACGGCGGGAGAGACAAATCTCTACGCGCAGCGAATCGGCCCGTCGGGCGCCCTGCTTTGGGATCCGGCCGGAAAGGCCGTCTGCACGGTCGTCGGCTCGCAGCAGTCTCCCCATGCAGTCGCGGACGGATTAGGCGGGGTCGTCGTCGCTTGGGGCGACTATCGCTCGGTAACCGTGGATGTCTATGCCCAGCGCCTCAACTCCAGCGGGGTGCGGCAGTGGACATCGACCGGCGTGCTCGTCTGCGACGCGACCGGTGACGAGTACGTTGATGGCCTGGTTGACGATCAGACCGGGGGAGCCATCGTCGTATGGGTGGATCACCGCGATGGCCAGCAGGTCTACGCCCAGCGGGTCAATTCGGTGGGATCTCCGATCTGGACGGAAGATGGTGTGCACCTCTGCTCGACGACGGACGTCCAGTACGACGCTCTCGCGGCGTCGGACGCCTCCGGCGGAGTCTTCGCTTTTTGGTACGATGGGGAGTACGACAATATCACCGGAATGCACGTGACATCCGGCGGGACTCTTGATTGGCCGAGCCTCGGCATGGCCGCCTCGACGGGTAGCGAAACCCAATACCGTCCGGCAGTCGCTCCGGACGGCGAGGGAGGAGTCCTCGTCTCGTGGCAGCAGGGGGGTTGCAACGACATCTACGTTCAGAGATTGAGCCGCGAGGGCTGGCGCCTCTGGGGCTCAAACGGTGTTCAGGCTTCCCCCGCCTGCCAAGTATATTTAAGCGTTCGCCATTCCCTGGCGCCGGACGGCAGCGGCGGCGCGCTGCTGGCCTGGACCGATCGGCGCTTCGGCAACGACCACTTGTCCGTACACGGACAGCGCGTGGGAGCCGGTGGCGACCTGCGCTGGGATCCGGATGGTGTCATGATTTCCCGTCCGACTTGCTCCATCGAGAAACCGGAGGTGGTCTCCGATGCTCGAGGCGGGCTGATCTCTGCCTGGACAGATAGTAGGGTCTGGGAGATCACCGAGCTGGACATCTATGCGCAGCGCCTCGATGCCAATGGCTACTGGGGCGTCGCCGATCCCGTGATGGCCTCGATCGAGGACCGTCCCGACGACCAGGGAGGGAGCGTTATCGTTGGCTGGACCTCGGCCTACGTGGATGCCGATCCCTACTTCGCCGTGGAGAACTACACGCTTTGGTTTCGCGCCTCCTCCGGGGCTCGGGCCGCCTCTCCGCTCTCTCCGGAGCAGCTCGTGGAACTGCGGGAGGTCTGCGGGCTCGAACCAGCGCGTATCGAGGCTCTACTCCGTGACAGCTGGACCTATGTCGTGACCGTGCCCGCAATCCAGACGCACGATTACTCAACCCTGGCGCCGACCTTCGGCGACTCGACGGAGAACGGTATTGCATGGATGGACTACAAGGTGCTGGCGCATGGAACGCGTCCGGGAACGATCTGGGAGTCGGAGCCAATGGCAGGTTACTCGGTCGATAACTGGGCTCCCGGAGCGCCGCTCTACCTAGTGGGAGAGATGGACGGGGAGGTGGTCTCATTGTGGTGGACCGCCAGCGGGCATCACGACGAGGATCTCGACTATTACATTATATACCGCGGGACCACGAGTGACTTTCCGCTTGATGAAGCGCATCAGGTCGGCAGCGCAGACGATGCGTCCTACACGGAGGAGCCGGGACCGGGAACCTGGCACTACCGTGTGACGGCGATCGACGTTCATAACAACGAGAGCGAGGGGAGTGGAGAGGTCATCCTCAGCCCCTCCTCGACGGTGGAGGAGTCTCTTCCGACGATGCTTTCCTTCTCGCGACCTCATCCCAATCCGGCTCGAGAGCAGACGGCGATGACTCTCGCACTGCCGAAGCCGCAAACGGTCAAGGTGATTGTGGTTGACGTCAGCGGCGCCCGCGTCGCGATTCTTGCTCAGGGGACGCAAGCGGCTGGAGTACATCGGTTCGTATGGGATGGGCGCGACGACGCGGGACGACCAGTGGCCTCGGGGATCTATCTCTTTCAGGTTGAAGCGGAAGATTGGAGGAAATCAAGCCAGGTCATCTGGATCCGATGAGGACGGTCCACCCGGAAGCTTCATCGCACTCCGCCATCAACCAGGGGACCGTCATCGGAAACCACCGTCGCAGACGTGGCATACATTTCTTAAAAATCAAGCCAAGGACATCGTGCGACGGCTTTCGCATTACTTTAACTATTACCACATCTCCCGCGCGCATCTCGGATTGGAGAAGGATTGTCCTGTTCCAAGATCGGTGGTGCCTCCCGAGAACGGGAGATCGGTTTCAAAACGCAGTTCAGAAACCGGTGAGACACTACGGCTCATCCTCAAAATCCAACAGGTCGACGGGAATGATCTCCACCGTGCCCGAGTCGAAACACGACAGCGCAACGTGAGGGACACTGCTGAGGCCGACGAAGACCGCGTATATCGGCGCCTGGCCCGTCTCGGGTACGGGATAGGTCTTCTTATCGATGTAATTGCCAGCCGAGCTGTAGTGCGACAGGGTGTACGTGTTGTTGATCGCGCTTGTGCTCACGACGAGATACGTATCGTCCGGCAGTTCTCTGACGTCGATGCCGCGCGGGCCGGCGCCGACAGTCGTATTCTGGATGTTGCTGATCGATGCTCCACCACTCCACAGGAAGGTCGTCAGCGTGCTCGAGCTGGAATTGCTGATCGCGTAGAAATCACCTACCCCACGTATCTGTCTAGGAAAGGATTGCGCGCTGCCGATCGCGGTGCCATCGACCAGGATGTCCTGGCGGGCGTGGTACCCATATCTGGCCGGTGCTGGTGATTATCAGCGCAGCTCTGGTCGTGTTGTGCGCGATGCAGCTCACTATCTCGCCGGTCAGGCCGGGAAAGCTGTTGGTGAAGAACAGAGAGACGAGGGTGGGGGAGCCTTCGAAGCGTCCCGTCGCCGGATTAAAATCCAGGAACCCGGCCCGTGTTCGTTGGGCGGAGCTGAAGCCGGGGGAGTTATTGATGCTCCCGTAGTCACAGGCGTCTGCTATCGGGGTTGCGTGAGCCAGCATCATCCCGTATTCGCCCGCGGTCGAGTTCCAGTACGTGATATAGTTGTATTCCTCTTCCTCGTAAATGAACAGACATCGTTCTATCGCGCTGCCCTGGCCCGATATTGGAAGAACTCCGGCCGCATTGGCCCGCGTAATGGTACCCACCAGCTCCGCTGATACGATGTAGTGATCCTGGTTCTTCACGAGACGGTAATATTTCACTCCCTCATAGGCGGCAACGTAGAGCCACGGGTCCGTCGGCGCGCCCAGCGGCGCCGGGTCATTGAGGACTTCATAGGCGACACTGATTCCTTTGAGCGCCGCCATTCCCGTCGCGATGGAAATCGCCGGTGGCAGGGGCTCCGGATCACTGACCAGAAAATGAATGGGCTTTGCCCGCAGATGTATCTTGGATTGCCCGATGGTCGCTCCGTCGGGCAAGGGCAGATGCATCCCCGGTATGTCCATGAACTCGAGATCGGCTTCGAGACTCGTGGTGAATTTTACGTCTCCAGCCATCCCCGGATACAATTCGACAGTCCAACTGTACATGGTCCGGTTCTCATGTAGTTCCTCGACCTCTTCAGGATCCCAGGGGGTACCCGGCAGCAGGAGGGAGTAGAAATTCCACTGTCCCGGCAATGAGCCCATCAGCGGGTTGTCGAGTGTCAGCCCTCCGCTTCCTCGTAATATGACAAAGAGGTCGAAGGGGCTCCCTCTGTCCTCGACCAGGGGAGGCGATGCGTCGTCACTGAGTTTGAATTCGGCTTCTAGTGTCAGCTTCGTATACCCGTTGTCTTTCGCGCTCGGGTCCGCGGGATTGCCGATAACGAGTTGAGACCATCCCATTGTCTCGGCAGTGATCGTGACGTTGTTTTCCGTGTCCGGGTCGAGGTCGTAGACAAGAACCTGGCTAGGGGCCGAGTTCACGTCGGTCGTCCTGACGATGCCAAGAAGCAGTGGATACTCCTGCGGATCATCCGCTTTGCCCGCCGTCTGAGGGACCGGCGGCGCAGAGAAACTGAAGCTGATCTCGGCGGGAGCCGTCAGCCCCAGATCCGGCGGGGCCTGCTGTGCCGCTGAGTTCTGCCGGCTCGTAAGGCTGTGGGGTCAACACGTCGTCGGTCTTCTCACAGCCGAGCATGAAGGCTGTCAGACAGGCGATGGAGATAGGAAGTGCGCTGGATTTCATCATGTACATCCCCCGGGTTAACAGTCCACACGAAAACTGTGGAGGGATAGTACTATCAATAATGCATCACAGTCAAAAGACTGTTACCGACGGCGGGTGGTTATGCTTACTATACCGGGGAGCCGCAATGAGCTGCATCGAAATGGGTGGTTTATCTGGTTAGCAAAGACCCTGTTGGCTTAGGACATCTGGATTCGCTATATTTGTAAGTATCATAGAGTTTCGCGGATATGGGAAGTGATTGACGCACACGTTGTGGCACCGGGCCCCTTTGACAGCGGGGCACTCGTTTTGAAGGCTGAGATTGGTGATTTGACTATCGGACGCACCTATTCATTGAACCGCGGTTTGCAGGAATGAAAGGGATTTCGCTATGAAGAAAACTCTCATCGTAATTGCCGCGCTATTGCTCCTGCTCGTGGCAGCACTGTTCATAGTGCCGCTGGTATTTGAGGGGCAGATCAAGGAAATGGTCAAGCATGAAGCCAACAAGCGCATGGCTGCCGCTCTCGATTTCGATGACATCGGCCTCAGCCTGATCAGACATTTCCCCAAAGCAACACTCACGATCGACAAAATGATAATCGTCAACAAGGAGCCATTTGCCGGCGATACCCTGCTGGTGCTGCCGGAATTCGAGGGGACAGTCAATCTCGGCAGTCTTATCGGCGGCGGCCCGCTGGAGATCGTGTCTATTCACCTGATTGAGCCGCACATGAATCTGCGGGTGGGGCAGGATGGACGCAACAACTGGCAGATATTTGCCGAATCGCCCCCGGAAGATGTATCCGCGGTGGACGCGTCCACCAAGCCGTTCAATCTGGCAGTACAAACCTATGAAATTAAGGATGGCCATCTCAGTTACCAGGATGAGGCCGGCGGCGTGCAGGTGCTTGTCGCGGGATTGCGGCATCAGGGGCATGGTGATTTCAGTCAGAGCCAGTTCCTATTGGCGACCCATACCGAGATTGCGGCAATGACCGTTTTGATGCAGGGAACAACCTATCTCAGCGAAGCGCAGGTTGTGGCAAAGGCGGATATCAATGTGGACCTCGTGAACAAGAAGTACGTTTTCGCTGATAATGAGATACGTCTCAATGATCTCGCGCTTGCATTTACTGGGTGGGCTGCTCAGCGTGGGGAAGAGGTGGAACTTGATCTGAGGCTTGGTGCCCCTGAGGCTGATTTGAAAAGCCTGCTGTCGATGATCCCCTTTGTATATCAAAAAGACTTTGAGGACCTTTCCGCCGAGGGCCAACTGAAATTGGCCGGCGAGATCAAGGGTGTCAGCAGCAAGACGTCGCTTCCGAACTTCGACATCAGCGTCAATCTCAATGAGGGCCGGGCGAAATACTCGCAGATGCCGACCTCAATTGATCAGGTGCAAATGACTCTCCAAATCAGCAACCGCGGTAAAGAACCTGATGATGTCGTGGTTAAACTTGACAGCCTTCATTTCGAGATCCTCGGCAAGGCGGTTGACATCACCGGCTCAGTGAAAACGCCGCTGTCCGATCCCCTGCTTGACTTGAATATCATAGGCTCCGTGGATCTGGGAACTGCCGTCAATATCGCCCCGCTCGAGCAGGTACCCGACCTCAAAGGCGACCTGCGGTCGGAGTTGCATCTGAAGGGCAATTTGTCGGATGCCGAGAAGGGCCACGCCGACAAGTTCAGTGTCAGCGGCGTACTGGTCTTCACCGATGTGGATTATGGCTCCGCGCAGCTTCCCGAACGTCTGAAAGTGAGCAACGCTCAGATCACCTTTTCGCCGCAGCGAATCACACTTGACAAGCTAATAGCCAAAGTCGGCAAGAGTGATGTCAGCGCCAATGGGCTGCTGGAAGATGTTGTCGGTTACATCTTCGCCAAGAAGACGCTCAAAGGTACGCTTGTTGTCAAGTCGAGCTTCCTTGATCTGAATCCCTGGGTGACCGACGAGAGTGAAAAGTTGCAGGCAGTGGAACTCCCGGCTGGTGTTGAGATTCTGATGCAGGCTGATTTCGGACGCGTGCTTTACGATAACCTGGAATTGGCCGATGCTGCCGGCAATCTTCAACTGAAGGATCAAATACTGAGCTTGCTCGATCTGCATACGAAGACATTGGGAGGAACGGTCGTTGCCAGCGGCAACTATAGTTTCATCCCGCCGAAACGACCTCATCTCTTCCTCGATGCCAAGGTAACCGAACTGAGCATACCGACCACCTTTGAAAAGCTGGAAGCAGTACAGCGTTTCGCGCCCATCGCACATCATCTGGTGGGTTCATTTAGCGGCGAGATCAATATCGACTCCGATCTCGATGCCGCATTGCTGCCCATGTGGCAGGAATTCTTCAGCAAAGGTCAACTCCGTATTCCCAAGGTTGATTTGAAGGGATTCGCACCGCTCGACATGGTAGCCGACAACCTCCAGCTTGCCAAACTCAAGAATCCCTCAATGCACAACCTGGATCCGGCCTATCTAATCGAGGGCGGCCGTTTCCGACTCAAGCCGATCGACTTTTCCATAGACAATTACCTGATCACAGTCTCGGGTTCGAACGGACTCGATAAGTCAATCGACTACAAACTGACAATCCATGTCCCCGCATCTGAACTCAAATCGAAAACGAACTCTTTCATCTCACAACTGGTGGGTCAGGACATCGCCGCTCTGACCAATGAAACGATTGTGATCGATGTGGCCATCGGGGGCACCCTGACGAGTCCCAGTGTCAAGACTTCACTCGCGCAGATCATCAAGGGTGCGGTCACTGATCCACTCAAAGACGCCGTCACGGCTGAAGTGGACAAACAGAAACTCGAGGCAGAGAAGAAGGCGCAAGAGGAAATCGCCAAGCAGAAACTGGAGCTTGAGAAGAAAAAGAAAGAAGCGGAGGAGAAGATCAAGAACAAGCTGAAGGACTTGTTCAAGAAACCGTAAGCTGAGAGATGTGCATCCCGATAAGTGTGCCACAAAAGCGAGGAAAGGGGATCAGGATTGACTGATCCTTCAGAATGTGTAAGTGCGGTTTTGTGAAAGCATGATCATTGCCCGTATCCACGGGCGGGTTCCGCGCCGGCTACCGCCGCTCCAGTTTTCCCTTCCAGAGTTCATCCAGGAACACTTGCCATGGTAGGATCCGTATCCCACCGACCTGCCGGACACGTGGTTCTAAACTCACGCAGATCATCTGCTTGAGTTTCTTCTCCTCTGAGAGGGCTCGCAAACCCCTAAGATCATCAGAAGTAATATTCTTCTTAGCTTTCGCCTCAATGGCCGTGTGATCGCCAATGATAAAGTCAACTTCAAAACCTGAGGTGGATCGCCAATAGCTCAAGATTTCGCCGGATACAGAATCTCTTTGGCAGCGAAGCTCGTGGAAAATGTAAGTTTCAAAGGCTTCACCGAACTCCGGCGTGCCGATCCTGAATGCCCTGCCCTGCAGGGATGCCACGACTCCAACGTCGAAAAAGTAGTACTTCGAACTCACGATGGGCTTTCGTTTAAGAGACTTTTTCCATGCCGGAAGCTCATGAACAATGAGTGTGTCCCTCAAGATATCGAAGTAATCGTAGACGGTTGTCCTTGCCACCTGCGCGTCGTTTGCGACCTTTGTATAATTCACAATAGTGGCATTGCAAAGGGCGGCGATGCGTAGGAAGCGGCTGAAAGCGGGTACATTGCGGGTAGCGCCCTCCGCGGCAATTTCTTGCTGCAGATATGAGCCCACATAGGCTTCCAGATCTGCAGCAGGATCGTCGGAGAAGTAGATTGAAGGGAGGAGACCCCGCGAAGCCATCTTCAACAGATCGAAACGATCACCCAGCTCTTGATAAGTCAATGGATGAAGAAACTTCGTGCGGACTCTACCTCCCAATAGATTGACCCCTCCTCGTCGGAGTTTGCGTGCGCTTGACCCCGTGAGCAAGAATCGAAGCCCTCGGGATTCAATCAGGCGGTGAACCTCATTCAAAAGTTCCGGGAGTCTCTGAATCTCGTCAATGACGATGACGCTGTCCTTTGGGGAGATTTCCTCTTCCAATCGGCCCGGATTATTGCTGAGCGCCAGAAAGACGGAAGAATCGAGGAGATCGAAGATTCGGGCGTCGGCCAGAGAGCGGCGGATTAAGAAGGTCTTGCCGGTCTGACGGGGTCCGAACAAGAAATGAGATTTCTTCTGCAGGAGAGCATTTAGATCCAGGGTACGCGTTACTTCTACCATGTCGGCCTCCAGAATCGTCGTCTATTTCGTCATTCAGGATGCCAAATGACGACTATATTGTCAATTGGTATTCAACCCAAAGCAACTATTCTATCTATCTATTTGGGGGGCTATCGGTTAGGTATGCGAAACCAGAAACTCGACGTGAGCTGGAATCAGAGAATGATGAGAAAATGGTCCCGCACGGGGAGCCACCGGAAGCCGCCTCGAAACGGGGCGGTTTGTTTTGTTAACGGAGACCCCGGTGGTGAGAGCTGCTGGGATTCGCTATATGTGTAAGTGTCATGGAAGGTATCTAGCGTTTATTCTCGCGGGAATTGAGTTTTAATAGGCCCCACGTGGTCGGAATAGGGGCTGGTGTCGGAACGGAGGAAATTGGGCAGCCAATTGGAAGAGCGCCTATCAACCCGCAGTCGGTATTATCCGGGTGGTGACCGGGCAAGCAGGGGGAGCTGGCAGTCAGGGTGAAATCGCCGTTGTCGGGATCACAGAATTGAGGATCGGCGCTTATATGCCCGTCTACGCCGAAGGGGCCAAAATCGATCAAATTTCCATACACGTCATTGCAGGAGCATTCAAGATGCTCCAAGCTAGCGTTCCCACTCCCCACATTGAAAGCAATAATGTTATTCTTGTAGGTCCCAGATCCGGTGTGCTCGATGATTCCACCATAGGATCCACTCTCGTTAAACGCAAAGGTATTGCCTTCGATGAATGCAGTATTGCTGTGAAAGCGGAAGAGCGGGAAGTCAGAGCAGGTATTGTTGACGACCACATTTTGTCTAAATGTAAGAGTACCGTCAAATGTTCCAATGATATCTATACTGCTGAAGTTGCCTTCAATCCAACACCCACTTATGGTGGGGGACGCAAAAAGAATCTCCAATGCGGCTCCCGACAAGGCGTTGTTTTCGACAATGTGAAGACCCTTAAAGACCGGGGTGCAAAGATCGGGAGACGGCGACCCCTCGACATTGATCGCTCCACCGCCGGGGGCGCCATAACCTCCTTCTCTGCCATGCGTGAGTGTGAGGCCCTCCACTACGGCTTCAGAGCTGATATTCCCCGCATATTCTGCCCAACAGACAACAACTCTTCCCTGGTCCTGAGCATCGAGTATCGTGACTTCGGGGCCATCGGAGCTGTGAATCCAGATACTGTCTTTCATTGTGATGATTGTGTTCCAATCTCCCCACGGGTCGGGATGCAAATCGGAATACACACCGGGATGGATCAGGACATCATCCCCCGCCGAGGCGGAGTCGATCGCTGCTTGGATGGTCGGTGCGTCACCACTCCCGTCCTCGTAGACATGCCATGTTTCAGAGTATGAAGGCTGTACCATAGATTGGAGCAAAGCAAAAGCCATGGCAACCAGTACAAAAGACCGATTCACATACATTTCACACCTCGCTTGCGGCTCCCTCAATACTAGTCACTCGACCTCGCCAATAGTATAAGGCCAATTGGGCTCGGCCGTCAAATGGAAGGCGTAGTCTCCCATAACTGACTACTAAATAGGAGGTTGCGGTTGTATAAGTAGTTTTTGTGTAACAATGCAAAGCAATGAAATGGGGTAAGGTTACCCTACGCCGCTTTTCGGACATTACAGGCATGGGCATGCATAACGCTCGCAATAACATTTTTCAAATCATTATTGTTGATCGGTTTTGCAATATAGCCATTCATGCCGGATTCTAGACACCTTTTCTGATCTTCTTCCAAGGTATGCGCGGTTACGGCTATTATTGGTATATCACGATACCAACTATCGGAATGTCTAATAATGCTTGTGGCCTCGAAGCCATTCATTACAGGCATCTGAATGTCCAACAGGATGAGGTCGAATTCTCCTGATGCCAACTTGTCC from Candidatus Eisenbacteria bacterium includes these protein-coding regions:
- a CDS encoding AsmA-like C-terminal region-containing protein, producing MKKTLIVIAALLLLLVAALFIVPLVFEGQIKEMVKHEANKRMAAALDFDDIGLSLIRHFPKATLTIDKMIIVNKEPFAGDTLLVLPEFEGTVNLGSLIGGGPLEIVSIHLIEPHMNLRVGQDGRNNWQIFAESPPEDVSAVDASTKPFNLAVQTYEIKDGHLSYQDEAGGVQVLVAGLRHQGHGDFSQSQFLLATHTEIAAMTVLMQGTTYLSEAQVVAKADINVDLVNKKYVFADNEIRLNDLALAFTGWAAQRGEEVELDLRLGAPEADLKSLLSMIPFVYQKDFEDLSAEGQLKLAGEIKGVSSKTSLPNFDISVNLNEGRAKYSQMPTSIDQVQMTLQISNRGKEPDDVVVKLDSLHFEILGKAVDITGSVKTPLSDPLLDLNIIGSVDLGTAVNIAPLEQVPDLKGDLRSELHLKGNLSDAEKGHADKFSVSGVLVFTDVDYGSAQLPERLKVSNAQITFSPQRITLDKLIAKVGKSDVSANGLLEDVVGYIFAKKTLKGTLVVKSSFLDLNPWVTDESEKLQAVELPAGVEILMQADFGRVLYDNLELADAAGNLQLKDQILSLLDLHTKTLGGTVVASGNYSFIPPKRPHLFLDAKVTELSIPTTFEKLEAVQRFAPIAHHLVGSFSGEINIDSDLDAALLPMWQEFFSKGQLRIPKVDLKGFAPLDMVADNLQLAKLKNPSMHNLDPAYLIEGGRFRLKPIDFSIDNYLITVSGSNGLDKSIDYKLTIHVPASELKSKTNSFISQLVGQDIAALTNETIVIDVAIGGTLTSPSVKTSLAQIIKGAVTDPLKDAVTAEVDKQKLEAEKKAQEEIAKQKLELEKKKKEAEEKIKNKLKDLFKKP
- a CDS encoding AAA family ATPase; this encodes MVEVTRTLDLNALLQKKSHFLFGPRQTGKTFLIRRSLADARIFDLLDSSVFLALSNNPGRLEEEISPKDSVIVIDEIQRLPELLNEVHRLIESRGLRFLLTGSSARKLRRGGVNLLGGRVRTKFLHPLTYQELGDRFDLLKMASRGLLPSIYFSDDPAADLEAYVGSYLQQEIAAEGATRNVPAFSRFLRIAALCNATIVNYTKVANDAQVARTTVYDYFDILRDTLIVHELPAWKKSLKRKPIVSSKYYFFDVGVVASLQGRAFRIGTPEFGEAFETYIFHELRCQRDSVSGEILSYWRSTSGFEVDFIIGDHTAIEAKAKKNITSDDLRGLRALSEEKKLKQMICVSLEPRVRQVGGIRILPWQVFLDELWKGKLERR
- a CDS encoding DUF5123 domain-containing protein encodes the protein MVQPSYSETWHVYEDGSGDAPTIQAAIDSASAGDDVLIHPGVYSDLHPDPWGDWNTIITMKDSIWIHSSDGPEVTILDAQDQGRVVVCWAEYAGNISSEAVVEGLTLTHGREGGYGAPGGGAINVEGSPSPDLCTPVFKGLHIVENNALSGAALEILFASPTISGCWIEGNFSSIDIIGTFDGTLTFRQNVVVNNTCSDFPLFRFHSNTAFIEGNTFAFNESGSYGGIIEHTGSGTYKNNIIAFNVGSGNASLEHLECSCNDVYGNLIDFGPFGVDGHISADPQFCDPDNGDFTLTASSPCLPGHHPDNTDCGLIGALPIGCPISSVPTPAPIPTTWGLLKLNSRENKR